The Amaranthus tricolor cultivar Red isolate AtriRed21 chromosome 2, ASM2621246v1, whole genome shotgun sequence genome contains the following window.
GTAAATATTACCTCGTTGCATCTATTCTGCTAAAGCCTCGTCCATTATGAAAGAGACTTATCTTGCATGCCTTCTCTTCATTGGTTTGTAGGCGATAAAGAGCGCATACAGCCTTCAAGCACAACACAGGATTTTTACCAAAATCCGAGAGCATATCACCTTCATGAATCCATTTTGAGTTGGGATTTCTTCTGCTTCTAAATTTAGAAATTATATCTGCATAATCAAGATCACTATCTGAACTCTCTTCCTGGTCGTATGAATCGTTCCCACCTTCTTTCGGCTCATCATCTTCCAGATCCTCGTCATCAGAGTCATCCACAATGAAACTGTTTGAGCTATTGAGTCTACTTTCTGATGATGACTCGTCATCATTTTCTATTTCCTGAGCTCGATTTTTCATTTGAGCTTGTCCAATTTTAACAAGGCATCTCCTTGGCTGATTTGAATTTGAGGTTCCAGCAGGTTGCCTCGAGACTTGAGCACATTTTCTCTTGAGTCGACTCAAAGGAAttctatcatcatcatcttcgcTCTCACTAGGAACCCCGCCCAAAACCTGTCTTGCTGGTGTAATATCATTACCATCTTCATCCTCGGTATCACTGTTCTCTATTTTAATAGCTCGTTTACTGGGCTTACGTTCATAATCCTCAGAATCATCATCACTCGTGACCACCATAAGGTCGCGCATTCTCTTGCTCATGGGGGTCACAGATGCAGTAATTGCCGTGCCACCACTCTTTTCGTCCCCATCCGTGATTCCACCTGCTTGATCAGCACCATATTCTTCTGACATCGTAGCAGAAATTCCCTCGCTCGGTGGATTCGATTTGTGGCTAGCATGGACATCACGCTCCTCACTACCAACGATATCAATAACAGCAGCAGATAAAGGCTTTGGTTTGGCTGGAGTCACTGGAGTAATCTTCTGATCACAACTTTTCTCAGCTTTATTAGCTACATTATCCACAGTTGGTACAATATTGCTTGTCAGATATGCCTATACTAGGTATTTTGGACATACTAGCAACAAAAAAAGCAGATATTTGGTATTACCAGTCCGTTTAGTTTACATCTAtattactcggactcttcattttgcttcatgtACCAGTGtctgatccttgatgctcggacattggtatggcaatTAGACGCTTCagtttaggcgtaaaattgaatatttagacgtatccgacacttgaaCACGTACCAGTATACGACATCAGTATCCAAGTCTAAGTAACATAGGTTTACATGTAACAATCATGAAAAGAAATAGACGGAAGAGAAAGAGAGGCGAAGGGAGATAAGCGAGAAGGAGCATAATCTCTTTTCTTGCAAAATCCCTTCCCATTCCCATTCCCATTCCCATTCCCATTCCCATTCCCCATTTCATATCCAAATGAAAGAAATCAAACCCTCGCTCTCCCTTCATTCCACTCACCTATCCTCCAAAACAAATTACAATTGCTAGCTTTCATAATTTTCACAAGCAAAGGCCCATATTGAAAATAACGTTAAAGGCCACCACGATAACATTCTTACACTATAACCTACATAACCACCATAACCGCCAAACTATCGTAACTGCCTATGATTGCCCATGATCTCTATAAAAATTGCCAAGATAACTACCATGATCCCATCCCATATTCTTTTTCGACCAAACAAACATCACCACATCATCATTTATCTCCAGAATGTTCTTTTGATCTATAGCAATAAATAAACTTGTCCTAGTATCActcatttaatttacttatttatttaagttattaatgtcatattaccttaataccctTTGACTTTTcgtgttgaccttgacttttggtcaatgggctttttttGAATTCCCCAATCTCCTTAATTGGCCCATGAGCTAGTAACCCCCAAATACCCTAACTTCCTCTGGGAGGTAACCTCCAGATTGACCTGATTCCCCTTTTGATAACTACCTTTCATTCCTCATTCCATGGTTCCCCTTCTTTGGTGCTGATAACTGCCCACTATCACCCATAATAATCAACCTCCTCTCAAAAGTAACTTCTTTTccaccactataaatagagacaACCATCAGAAAGGAAAGAGCAGCTGAGAATAACCCTCTTGATATCCTTACTCATACTCCATTTCATTAACCTACCCAGATACAAGTAATCTCAACCCCGACATCTCTGTTCCTGCATTCAATCCATAATCATTTATCCATTAATCTCACAtctccgttctaacttgagcgtcggaggggttttccgggagatcacccccggacaaggctaacgtgttgtattgcaggaattttcaagtcgcttccttccacgaatcgccgttcctgataacgcttccactaacggtatttcaagtgtttttgacttcctcgtttcatcaccgaaacagtttggcgtcGTCTGTGGGGactagaaaaaaaaagtcatggctcccaagaaaaatccaacacaaaccgctaccgtgcatagcacggatacagacacttcagcgggccacgctaacaatcaagccgtgactcgtcatgatctggacatgctagcacgaagcCTTACTGCCGCCTTCtccgaacaactccgcgccgtcataaataataacCCTACTCAACTACGAGTGTTGGACGACATGGCGGACCAAATAAAAAATCTGCAAGAACGAATTGAACCCCATCATAAGATACCGAAATcccatgaatctcaagatgggaactcggGGATGTCACGTTCCAGcagaagaaataagaaaagaCGGGAGAGATCAAGGACTCATACAAGTCTCAACAGGAGTGATCCTCGAGATGACGAATCTAAGACCGCCTCTCGAAAAGCTCGTACCTGCCTAGAAAGCAAGAAGCAAAGGGCATCCGAAAGCGTTCAATCGCTGGTGGAcaaaaggagggaagaaaggaaAAAAGCACAACTCGCGGGATCTAGCCGTCCCATCAGCCCCATCaccatgccgcggaatgaggccgGCAAGAGTAGCCTCCCCGAAGATCTTATGCTAATAATCTCTCTGCTGGCTCCGaagatactgaatactcccaaccccgggaaaataaaaatcccaaatatGGCCGCCTTCGATGGAACGTCCTGCCCAGAGGAACACTTGATGGCCTACAAGAACTTGATGCTGCTATACACCACCAACCCAGCATTATGGTGcaaattcttcccaactactctcaCAGGAGTAGCCTTGACGTGGTACACCTTCCTTCCAGGAGGAAGTATCCACAATTTTGCCCAATTAGAAGGCAAATTCCTGGGTCATTTTGTAGTGtccagaaggcaggagaaatcgaACTTCCACTTGCTCAGCATAACGCAATTGGAAGGGGAATCCATATCATCATATTTGAAGAAATTCCACGAGGCAGTATTGGAAGTAACTGATTTGGAGGAATCAATCGCATTAAACGCCCTGAACaatggaatgaaggctcaaaggctgaagttccagttggtcgagagtcaagtgaagacatacgcgaaggccatgaagcaatgtcaaagctatgtcacggcctccgagatatgtcaggcacatgaccccAAAAAACGAAGGTTAGAAAAGAAGGATCCAATATCCTCCAATCATTCTTCAAGGAACAGAGAGGAACATTCATCAAGAAGGGATAGAAACTACATGTCGCGTCGTCCAGAACCTCCATCAGACATGGGACCTCCATGATCCCGACATGTATATGTCGCTGAAGGGGAGTCCAAGACGCGAAATTTGCTAGATGGAGATAACGACCCGATGTTCAACCGGAACAGGAAGGACATATTCTTTGCCGTCCGGGATgagttgccaactccacctcctactACCATTCCCTCCGATCGACGCAACTACAATCTGTGGTGTAATTACTACAAAGAACACGGCCACACTTTGGCCcaatgccgcgaactcaaacgtatcctACATCAATTGTCCGATGAGGGAAAGCTGTCGAGGTTCATCAACCGGAAGGACTATGACGCAGGAAGAGAAGCGGAAAGGAGGCCTTGGAATCAAAGACGCAGATCCCCCAAGAGGGACGAGGccaggcgcgaaagttccaacacacaaggaactatcaatatgatttttggAGGCTACACTGAAAAATATCTTACCATTTGCGCGGCGAAAGATAGCGTCCATACTCTCCTCAAAGGACCtccaaaaaacaaatcaagtggACCGATTATGAGATTCGATGCCACTACCTCCCAAACGCTGCAACAACCACAtactgaccctctggtggttaccctcaaaattgggcaaatgaaagtcaaaagggtACTAGTAGACACCGGAAGCACGGCTAATCTTATAACGATGGAATGcttgagaaaaatgaagtttgaagaaaagcacttacaacccctCGATAAACCCTTGATCGGGTTTGGGGGTAATCAGGTCATTCCACTAGGAACGATCATACTCCCCGTGCGGGTAGGGGAAAGAGATGGAAGCAGAACCGtgcccatacgattcacggtgGTGGATCTCACATTCCCCTACAATGCCATCATGGGGCTTccactcatcaacaagatcaaagcTGCAATCTTTCCGCATCAACTCTTACTACAGTTCGAGAAGGATGACGGACAGGTTGGCATCCTCAAGGGGGATCAGGTGACGGCGcgccaatgcctcatcaacaccttAAAGCGAGGAGCTTCCGTCACCTCCTTCAAAAGAGAGAGGGAAGAAGATTCCCCAactgtcatgagcgtgtatctGGAGAACCCTAACACGCACGAAAGGCCTCACCCCGTAGAGCGATACGAGGAGGTAGACATGTTCGAAGGAAAACACATCAAgatagggaaagatcttcctaACGCGGTCAAGCAGGATATCATGGCTACCCTCGCcgagttccgcgacgtcttcGCTTTTTCCACGGAAGAAATGTCTGGCATCCCTACAAGTGTCATGTGCCACAAACTTGACATAAAGCCAGGCTACAAACCTGTGAGGCAAAAGCTAAGACATCAGGGGAAAGAAAGAATAGAGGCGGCCAAATCAGAAATGGAAAAGTTGTTGAAAGCAGGGTTCATCCGAGAATGCAAATACTCCGACTGGCTCTCGAACGTCGTCCtcgtaaaaaaatcaaatggcaAGTGAAGGATGTGTGTTGATTTTACGGATCTAAACAAGGCATGCCCCAAGGACGATTATCCTCTCCCCAAGATAGATCGTTTGGTAGATTTCACGGCAGGCCACGCCCTACTGAGTTTCATGGATGCTAACGCAGGTTACCATCAAATTCCGTTAGCAACCGAAGACCAGCCGCATACAGCGTTCATCACGAATGCCGGAGTGTACTGTTACagagtcatgccctttgggttaAAGAATGCAGAAGCCACTTACCAAAGAATGGTCAACAAGGTCGTTCGATCTCAGATAGGCCGAAACTTGGAGGTATACGTGGACGACATGATTACAATAAGCAAGCAAACGTCTGAACATGCCGCGGACCTCCGCGAAACATTCACAACCTCCGGAAACACCAAATTCGACTCAATCCAGATAAGTGCGTGTTTGGGATCACTGGAGGAAAGTGTCTCGGCTTTCTGGTAGACGAGCGAGGCATTGAAGCAAATCCTAACAAGATTCGGGCCATTCAAGATATGAAGTCCCCCACCTCCGTGAAAGAAGTCCAAAAGCTAACGGGATGTATAGCTGCCTTAGGGAGATTTCTATCCAAGTCCGCGGACAAATGTTCACCCTTCTTCAAAAcgatcaaacaaaacaaatttcgAATGGACAAGAGAAGCTGAAGAATCCTTCCGCCAGTTAAAAGAGCACCTGTCCTCTTTGCCGAAACTAGTTTCACCCATCAATGGGGAAAAGCTAGTCCTATACGTCTCTATCTCCGAATACTCGTTGTCGGGAGTACTAGCCgcggaaagagaaaagaagcaacTCCCAATATACTATGTGAGCCATGCATTCCGAGGCTCAGAGGGAAACTATAGCGAAGTGGAGAAGGTCTTATTTGCAATCGTGATGGCGAGCAGGAATTGAAACCGTACTTCCAACcccaccagatcatcgtccGGACCAGccaacctttgaaaaagattctggaagggaaaaaCAAATCGAGCCGCATCACTGATTGGGCTAATCAACTTGCAGATTTCGGCATTGAATATGAGACACGAACagcaatcaaagcccaagccTTGGCTGACTTCATTGCCGAGAGCACTATCCCTCATCATCCTGAACCTAATCAAGAATGGAGGTTGTATGTAGATGAGTCCTCAACGCAATCAGCAAGCGGAGCCGGGCTTCTGATTGTATCTTCCGCCagggtccgtatggaaagagcGGTCAGATTCGAGTTCGCGGCCTCCAACAATGAGGCAGAATACTCATGGGGCTCAAAATCTACTATGAAGCAGGGGCTAAAGTATTATCCACTTTCTCTGACTCCCAACTAATAGTCGGACAAGTGAACGGGGAATTCGAAGCCAAGGATGATAGCATGAAGATGTACTTGCAGCAAGTAAGAGAATTTGTCAGgaaattcgacaaattcacaATGGTCCACATCCCAAGATCCCAAAATGCACAAGCCGATTCCCTGGCAAAACTCGCCAGTTCAACCGAAACATCCACGGCTCGCGATATTATCTGGGAAGTACTTCCtaaccccagcatcaacttcatggtTAACACCATTGATAGATCAGAAATGTGAATGGAGCCATACATCAAATATTTGCAAAATCAGACGCTCCCCCAAGACGAGAATCAggcaaaaatgcttcaaaagaACGCCAGATGGTTCGAATtccacgaaggaacgctctacaaAAAGTCATTTACACACCCCCTTCTGAAGTGTGTTTCTcatgaagaaggaaactacatactccgcgaaatacacgaaggcggATGCGGAACACGAAGGAGTACAAACCGTGATTGGCAAAGTCCTTAGAAATGGATACTACTGGCCGTCCCTCAGGGGTGACACCGAAAAATTGATCAGACGATGTCCCCGATGCCAATATCATTCAAAGATCGGGAGAAAACCGTCAAACTACTTGTCCGCTATTCAAGTCGTCCTACCTTTTGACAAGTGGGGTATagatctccttggcccctttCCTCCGGCGAAGGGACAACGCAAATTCATTATCGTGGCCATTGATTACTTTACCAAGTATGTGGAAGCAGAAGCCCTTAGCTCAATCACAgacaaacaagtctgtcagttCATATGGCGAAATATCATTACAAGATACGGCATCCCTCGTGTGATCATCACCGACAATGGGAGACAATTTGTCAGTAAGAAAACAATAGAATACTGCGACAGGTTCAACATTCAAATCAGATTCAGTTCAGTATCTCGACCTCAAACCAACGGCCAAGTCGAGTCAGCAAACAAGGAAATTTTGAAtggcatcaaaaagaaaatagaaggggccaaaggtacttgggatgaagaactacccggCATCCTACGGGCAAGTCGAACAACCGTCAAAGAGGCAACAGGACATACCCCATTTACCTTGGTATACGGGTCCGAAGCCGTGCTCCCAATAGAAATAGGTATACCCTCcacaagggtcacctactactcacacagcgagaatgaacaagaaaaaaGGGCAAACTTAGATCTGCTTCCAGAAACACGGGGGAATGCACTGTTAAGATACATGGCCCAAAAACAGAAGATGATTCGTAATTTCAATCGACACGTCAAGACTGAACGCATTCAAGTTGGCGACTTTGTGCTCCGCAAAATTGAAGCCACGGGAAAAATTCGTAGATAAAGGGAAACTAGGAGCCAACTGGGATGGCCCGTTCAAAGTTATCCGTGTCATCAAACCCGGGACATTCGAACTAGAAGACACGAAGGGAAAGAAATTACCCcgcccatggaatggagatcacTTGAAGAAATACTTCATTTAATAAGATTCGCAAGAGGCCAGTCAATAATCATCAGTTTCATTCCGCGGCATAGTCGCATCATCTTTGCATTTTCTCAGTATTGTCACTTTTTCTCAGTGTTGTCATGTCCAAATATCAATATATCAGAATTTTCACTTTCAGATTATCCAGCTCCAACATTCACAAGTATCCGGTTATATTCTACTTCCTCTATCATTATTGCAAATCTCATTAAAATCAGTATTTTCCAAAGTCGAAAAATCAGCAATGtttataagtcggaccccttgagaaGGGTCCCATAATCAAATCTATTCAAGTCATCGTGAATCagtgacatcgacaagtcggatcCCTAGATAGGGGTCCCAAGATATTTCAAGTCGTTGGGGCTCCCTTTTTAtatcatccttcatgcgtggggctaaatgtcatggtatcactcatttaatttacttatttatttaagttattaatgtcatattaccttaataccctTTGACTTTTcgtgttgaccttgacttttggtcaatgggctttttttGAATTCCCCAATCTCCTTAATTGGCCCATGAGCTAGTAACCCCCAAATACCCTAACTTCCTCTGGGAGGTAACCTCCAGATTGACCTGATTCCCCTTTTGATAACTACCTTTCATTCCTCATTCCATGGTTCCCCTTCTTTGGTGCTGATAACTGCCCACTATCACCCATAATAATCAACCTCCTCTCAGAAGTAACTTCTTTTccaccactataaatagagacaACCATCAGAAAGGAAAGAGCAGCTGAGAATAACCCTCTTGATATCCTTACTCATACTCCATTTCATTAACCTACCCAGATACAAGTAATCTCAACCCCGACATCTCTGTTCCTGCATTCAATCCATAATCATTTATCCATTAATCTCACAtctccgttctaacttgagcgtcggaggggttttccgggagatcaccccccggacaaggctaacgtgttgtattgcaggaattcaagtcacttccttccacgaatcgccgttcctgataacgcttccacttacggtatttcaagtgtttttgacttcctcgtttcatcaccgaaacaaaACCCTTGATGTGACTAAAAAGGGGAGTATAAGGCCATAACCTAATATCATAATATTCTCGGAGCATCTCTCTCTCTAAATTCATTCCACAACAAAGCTTACCCCAAGCTTCAAACTGGTTTTCAAATCGAAAGTCGAATCATTTCCTAATTACCGCTATAACTATTCGAACTCACTAACTGACGTCAGAGGAGCTTTTCGAGAGATATATTATGTGTTCTAAGTTTTCCCTTGTGGTTGCAAACTTGCAGACGTGAGACATATTACGAACAACCCAATTTTTGAAACTTATATCTCGAAAGGGTCATCTCACCCTATATTCTcacttttattgttattatctgGTTCTTCATTTAGGTAAAACACTTCTTTCTTGCCTTATTTTTGTGTTCTAAGTttcaaaccgaaacacaaatcATGCAGCACAAGCAAGCACATAAGTGAATAAGAGCACTATACAATCTTACATATTTCCAAAGGTCATGTATACTAAACTCCAACTTCAAAAGCAAAACATAACTAGAGTGCcactcaatttgaaacatagcTAAGAACAAAAAGATCCAACAATATGCTTCATACATAGACAACAATTCCAACATACAAGCATATCATAACAACATAACAAACTACCAAACCAAAAATGCAGAGCCGTTCCTAAGGTAGTTTTGAAGTGCAATCGCCTAGGGCCCAACTCATGAGAGAGCCCAAATTGAGTTAGTccttataattaaattagtatttGCATAAGTAGCATCTAGCATGGATCAAACTTGTAGCATTAGGTTTCTTGGTTAAAAGGCACTGCAAAAATGCAGAAACAAAACCTTAACATCAAACCTTAATAGAAAGGAATAAATCATTACCTTCGATTAGAATTGCTCTATCACTCGCACCATTCATTGAGCTATCTTCCTTCAATTTCCCCTTCAATTCAGCCATGCGAAGCTCCAATTCCTTGCATTTCCGCTTCCAGATTTCAACTTCCTTAATCGCCTGATCTCTCTGATATTTCAAAACTTTATTCTCAATAATTAATCTACGCACATCACCACTCTCCATATTCCAATCATTCAAAGACAACTCACTGCTATTTACTCCTTCAAGAGCACCCTTGTTCTTGTTCAAACCCTtaattttttcttcaattttcgtTTCCTTCAAACCCGTCTGATCATCGGGTacttcattcaaatccattatTACTCACAACCCAGAAAAATCAACCACTATAACTTGCAAAAAATTAACCCATGCTTTTTTTCGTTTTTGAAATAAACTTTACCCGTGAATTGTTAGATCATATAGAGTAAAAATTAAGCACACCTAGAAAATCAACAATTATAATTAGTATCTGGGAACAAAAATTCATTTTCacaattaaagaaagaaaatgcAAAATGCAACCTAAATgagaaatgaaaaattaaaagaaaaaatcttTGAACTTTCATTAATTAGATAGTTATCAAACGTtaaattgaagaaaaacaaaatgtgAAAAACGGGAGAAACTCACGAAACATGAAAATTCAGTCAGTAGAAGAGAagcgattttttttttttttttttttaaggtggggatggttttacttcttttcTTTTACTGTGAAGATTGAAATGACGGTGGAAGAATAGAGAATTTAAGGAAGTTTGGTATCATCGGGTTCGGGTCAAATTCTTTTGATATCATCGGGtcaaatttcttaaattttatcCCCTTTCCCTTACTTACGTCTCCAgcaagttttgtatgagactatTTCACCATAAAAATCAGTCGATTCAAACAgcctattattaataaaaaatataaaagataataaaatttgaattcaaaCTTATACAGAaagcaattatttaaaaaaatagtttggATTAACTCATTTAAATGTCTCATGGTAAGACGGCCTCAATAAAAAATTGGTAGTCGAAATTTAATTTGATATGATGATATCTAAAGTTTGATTTGATCCCTAACTCTAAAATGATACAACTTgaaatatggaaaaaaaattgagtcaaaATCAactctaatttatatttttgtcaaTGTTTTCGATTTCAtatcattatatttttattaaattcaccaaatttataagttaatttttgttttactagtattgttttttttattataatctaAAAATTGTTATATCAATCAATTTTATACGAAAATACTTtgcatgaaaaattaaaaataagatatttttttttaaaaaatttatgaagtggcggtttgccttaagcagtaaaccgccacatgaagtggcggtttggtcaaggcaaaccgccatctcatgtggcggtttggtcttggttttattttttttatttattttttttt
Protein-coding sequences here:
- the LOC130805091 gene encoding uncharacterized protein LOC130805091, with translation MDLNEVPDDQTGLKETKIEEKIKGLNKNKGALEGVNSSELSLNDWNMESGDVRRLIIENKVLKYQRDQAIKEVEIWKRKCKELELRMAELKGKLKEDSSMNGASDRAILIEANKAEKSCDQKITPVTPAKPKPLSAAVIDIVGSEERDVHASHKSNPPSEGISATMSEEYGADQAGGITDGDEKSGGTAITASVTPMSKRMRDLMVVTSDDDSEDYERKPSKRAIKIENSDTEDEDGNDITPARQVLGGVPSESEDDDDRIPLSRLKRKCAQVSRQPAGTSNSNQPRRCLVKIGQAQMKNRAQEIENDDESSSESRLNSSNSFIVDDSDDEDLEDDEPKEGGNDSYDQEESSDSDLDYADIISKFRSRRNPNSKWIHEGDMLSDFGKNPVLCLKAVCALYRLQTNEEKACKISLFHNGRGFSRIDATSGTHLGEFLTDGDPKGDLVKSVEELKEHDRDGVEKCRRLAQHYSKQLFKIYESGEDPFFP